The sequence below is a genomic window from Cryptosporidium parvum Iowa II chromosome 6, whole genome shotgun sequence.
TTTCTCATCTTCTATGAAAGTTTGGTGAGAGCTCACATTGTTAGgtataatatttgatttgatTATAGCAATTACCTGAGGATGCCATAGAATTGGAAAGTTATTATGgaaacaaaataaaagcTGTTGAATACAATCTGGGTGAAACAAAGCCTTCTTAATACTCCACCTTGTATTTGGGTTGGGGTCAGTAAACCCAATAAAGATCTCCCACATGAAGTACTGGCTCTGCTTTAATTGAGTATTCCCTTTTTGTTTTCCTTTACTCAGaatcttattattaaaatcacTTCTGATTAGTTCCACTACTTTTAGAATATAAGGAGCTGCTTCTGTAACATCCAATCCTTTCTGTCTGCAAATAAACCTACCAGTGAGAAACAACAATAAGTTCATTCCAACTGCATAGTTGTCTATCTTTTCGGTTAAAGGACCTTTAAATGTCAATACTTCCGGGGGATTAATTTCAAGTGTTCCTGGCCATTCTGAGGGGCTCAAATGTAACTTCTTCGTTTGTTCACTCCACCCAAAATCACCTATTACTattgttttatttgaatatcttAAAATATTCGTTGGTTTCAAGTCTCTATGTACTACCCCCTTGTCTTGGAAGTATAATACGCTCTGAATTAGTTGAATAAAGTGCTGGAAGGCTTCCAATTCGCTTACACAACAGTTCTCACGCCAAATAGTACCATCATCTACATAATCTTGAACTAATAGGCTTCCTTCTGGGCCTACTACGATCTTGTGCAGCCTAACTACACCTGGACATTGGCTTACTATGagattctttatttctgACTGAAACATTCTCTCAATCCTTTCTACTGTATCTGAAGGATAAGTATGAGGTTCTAATAGTTTTCCTGCATATTTCTTCCCCGTTATTTTATCTTTCAAAAGCCAAACTTTAGCATAAGTCCCAGTTCCTATCATTTCAAGTCTTTCATATGAACTATAAACGCTTGTATATCTTTCATCAATTATTCTTTCCCAATTTGGAATCTTTTTATACCAATCTGCTTCAGTAAATCCTCCCAAGTTCACCTTCTTGTAGTTTGTTTGGTTCAATGAGCTTTGAGATCCACTTTTGCTACTCAATTTAGTGTTCTTATCTACAATTCTGGTATCATATTCATGATCTCTTTTCTCAGTAAATTCTTCACTTATTTGACGTTTATTAGTTTCTAACTGTTGAATTACTCTTGGGGTTTCTGAAATCTCCATGTTTCTGTCAACATAGCTCCCTTCCATTACTCCAACgctttttttatattctgATATATTTTGTCTGATTAAGTTTCCATTTCTTCCTAATATATCATTTCTATTGTTCCCTGTAAATTCCATCTCTTCTCCATGTTGTAGAAACTTTTTATCAGAATAACCAGAATTAAAGTTATGCTTGAATCTAGGTGTTGAACTTTCATTCCTCATACCATCAGTACCTCCATTATTGATATCCCAAGTGTGTCTGTTCGGAGTGTCATAAATCCTTGTGTTCCCTGATATATTACACCCTTCGTGAATAGTATACATGATAACATAATCCAGCAATCCCTAAATCTCCAAATATTCACCAAATAATTGCTTCTCCTATGTCTGATAACACACTCCTATTATTATCGTAATTAATCTCTGATAGACTCTGGTATATACCACATTCAAGCTTATTGACAATTTGATGTACTTCAAGCCTTAAATCTGtatatatttcttctaattttaACCAAATTccatcaaataaattacaaaaaaagaGTTCTCAATCTCCAAAAGAGCTGGTAAACTCCTTATTTCCTGAATACCTCCTTCACTTGTGTGTCCCCAATTTTCCTATTTTTATTGCACCCTCCATACCCGTCATGTGTGACGGGTATGTATTTGCACGCCTGTCACTCTAAAATACCCGTACGGATGAGATACATTTCAAATCATTCCAATAACTCACATTTGTCTACTTAATTATGAAAGAATTCTCACCTTTTTCGAAAACATCACCTAATATCCAAATAACCCATTTTACTTAAGATTCCGAAAtttgaagttttttttatttgcatGTTTTGCCCGCCAAAACTTTATTcctttttaattttgacAGAGTGATTATTAAgtcttttaattaaaataacaataagGAAAGGAATAAAAACGAGGAAAGAAATTAGGAAAGTTCCTGAAAATGTGATGATATGTGACTTGATTCTGTAATATGCTTGAAATTTGTAGTTGAGTAGAAGATGTTCAGGAATATAGTAGGAACTCATATTATACACTAATACTGGTCTAGGCTTCAAAATATCGAGCCAACCAAAATAATGATCCAACTCATCATTTTGTATAAGAGATGGGATATTGTTATTCTTTGGGAAATCTATAGAAATGTCAGAGGAGCCAGTTGGGAATCTGATTTGTGTGTTGACATTCTCTGAGTATATTCCTTTAGCTGAAGGAATCATAGTAAGATTAAGCATGTATAGCTTTAGACTTTGATCGTAGAAAACAACAGTTTCTAGAGGGAGATTGTATTCCACAATGTAGTCAAACTGCCATCCACCCATTAAAGGTGATCTGGGTTGGATTTGGAGCATTGTGTGAGAGGCCCCAACTCTCCAAGCATTTGAGTATGAAATATTTCCAATCTGGTCATAGTATTCCAGTCCAACAGCTCTATATGGAAGAACATGATCTACAAATAGACAAACATGTGTGTTATGAGGTAGTACTGTTCCTGGATTTCTCATCCTAGCAAAACCTTGCCCTGAAAGGATCATAATTTCCTTTCTGTGGAATTCTCCTTTGTTATGAGCTGCCATATTTATTCCTGAGTATTCTTCTTTAACCTTAACATTTCCCCAGTGGGAAATTTCAATGATTCTGGAGACTGAGTCAAAGTAAACAAGATGATTgtttaatgaaaaatgaACCAAAAACTTATCACCTTGTTTGTCCTGGCTCACCAAATGGACTACCTTGTTTTCTTGTCGCTTCATATTTGTTGGTATTACTCTCTCTATAATTGTTCCTGCCAAAAACTGAATTACTATCTTTTCTTTAGTAACTTTGTACTTGTTTCTAAGCCTGAGTTCATCCTCAAACACCAAAAGCTGGTTTTCTCCAAGTCTTATAGCTTTTGGTAAAGCAGAGTAAGGATTTCCCATATGATATTCTATAAATATGGTCCTCTCATTATCTGAAAGATGACCAACTTCTATCTTAAATGACTTTTCTGcttcaattttttcaacTTTAAAGTTATTAGAACTAATAGAGGAAGTTCCTGCTGAGATGAATCcaattcttgaaaattgGTCTTCTGGAAGAGCAAAAACGTATTCAAAACTAGAAATCTCGtctttaatacttttaagTTTCACTTCCATAACTACCTTGGCAACCCTCTTTGTCAAGTAAAAAGTTCTGGTAACTTGTGTTGAAACTAGTTCATCTAAGTTTCCTTCTCCTCCAATAACTATTGAGATCCAGCTGAATAATACCAAAATACTTAAAAAATACATCTTAATTCCGCTCATTTTGAGCATTATTGAGATTCTTTGACTTTTAAAAAACTCTATTTAGACTTTTTTTTACCCCTCTTTTCCCcctaaaattttttttattaaatatttaaaaaaaaattcccCTATACCGGCCTTTATTTATTGCCCTATACCGGTGTTGCTGCATTAAGTAACTTGGCACacaaaaaattcaaattagcTAAAAATTGCAAAAAATTTGGCAGTAAGCCAATAGAAACGAAACTTAAAACAGAAACTAACAACTTTCTAATTATCAAAACTTAGTGTTTAGCTAGTTATGCCTCTATTTAAGCCTAACAACAATCTACTAGTACCAATATTAACATATAATTTGTGAGTTTCACTCCTTAAACTCCTTGCCTTTGTCTAGGAGCGCAACGTATAATATCGTCAACTCTCAAAATCATCTCAGCTGCCTCAGTAGCTGAACAGATCTGAGAGAGttttgattcaaatgaCTCAAGGATGCCAAGTTCCTTCATATCTCCAGGTTGAGCAACTTTAAAATCAATTCCATAGGTACTACTACCCTTATAGTGAAGAGCTCTAAGTTTAGTAACAATCTCAGCACTATCATAGCCTCCATTATCCAAGAGAATAGTGGGAATTTGTCTCAATGCATTAGCAAATGCCTCAATTGCAAGACTCTTTTTTCCTTCAACTCTCTTAGAAAGTTCATCAACCGAGACACTCATTAACATTTCACTACATCCACCACCATAAACCACTCTTCCATCACTAACAGTTTGGAAAAGAACTGCCAGAGCATCATGAAGACTTCTTTCAGCCTCATCAAGTATATGAGAAGATGCTCCTCTTAATACAATGGTGCATGCTTGGTTTTTAGCACATCCAGAAAAGCGGATAAACTCGTCTTCTCCAATCATAATGGTATCCATAAGTTCACAAGTTCCAAGAACTGTTTTTTCTGGATTATCAAAAGTACTAACAATATCTGCTCCTAATACAGCTCCAAGTCTCTCAACTCCTTCAAAGTCTGCATGTTCTATGGCAACAATTCCAGCCTCTTTGAATAATTGATCAGGATAGTTATAAATAAGTTGTCTATTAATGAATACATTACATCCATGCTTGAGGATTTTCTGGACTTTATTAtacattttcttcttttctgcTTGTTCAATTTCCTGAACAGTATCCATACTATCAACAGTGACTTTAGCACCGTAGATCTTAATTTTGTCAGTATCCATTGGGGTATTTGCTACCAAGATTTTACAGTTTCTCATAACCTTTGGTTGGCCAACTCCAATCTTCTTTTCAAGAATGAATCCTTCTTCTAAGAAGGAGTCCTGTAGTGATCCTCCAACttttttgatgatttgGATGTAGTCCAAATTCATGTTATCTCCAAGTCTAAGAATAGCTTTTAAAGCTAAGTTAGCAAAATGATCCTTCTCAATAGTGAGAAGTTTTGAACTTAGAGTAGTTCTTGCTATATTTAGTAAATCAGTTTCAAAAGCTGAACGATTTTCACGGTTATTAAAGGAATTTGAGCTTAAAGCTTTTCTAGCCTCCTCTAAAGCCATTCTATATCCAGCAATAATAACTTGAGGATGAATCTTCTGATCCAATAATCTCTCAGCTTGTTTAAGTAATTCTGAAGCTAAAATAACAACTCCCGTTGTACCATCTCCACATCTATTGTCTTGTTGTTTACTGATATCAACCAATATCTTGGCAGCTGGATTGTCAATTGAAATAGACTTCAAAATAGTAGCACCATCATTAGTTACTATAGGAGTAGAGTCAATTGGGCCTTCCTTTATTGGCTGTAATATTTTATCCATTCCCTTTGGACCAAAAGTAGTTTTCAAAAGATCTCCTATTGCTATTGCTCCTACAATTGACTGGAGTCTAGCTAATTCACCCTTGCTCTCCTGAGCTCCATCATCCATGATCTTCGGTACGACTGATGTCATCTTAGTCTTTTCAGTTCACCTCTTTTAAGAAAATTTCCTTTAAAATTGGAAGAAGAACTTTCTGCCCCAAAATACTAgtctttattatttaattcctCAATGACATTAAGGATAGTTATTAC
It includes:
- a CDS encoding Ser/Thr protein kinase, giving the protein MYTIHEGCNISGNTRIYDTPNRHTWDINNGGTDGMRNESSTPRFKHNFNSGYSDKKFLQHGEEMEFTGNNRNDILGRNGNLIRQNISEYKKSVGVMEGSYVDRNMEISETPRVIQQLETNKRQISEEFTEKRDHEYDTRIVDKNTKLSSKSGSQSSLNQTNYKKVNLGGFTEADWYKKIPNWERIIDERYTSVYSSYERLEMIGTGTYAKVWLLKDKITGKKYAGKLLEPHTYPSDTVERIERMFQSEIKNLIVSQCPGVVRLHKIVVGPEGSLLVQDYVDDGTIWRENCCVSELEAFQHFIQLIQSVLYFQDKGVVHRDLKPTNILRYSNKTIVIGDFGWSEQTKKLHLSPSEWPGTLEINPPEVLTFKGPLTEKIDNYAVGMNLLLFLTGRFICRQKGLDVTEAAPYILKVVELIRSDFNNKILSKGKQKGNTQLKQSQYFMWEIFIGFTDPNPNTRWSIKKALFHPDCIQQLLFCFHNNFPILWHPQVIAIIKSNIIPNNVSSHQTFIEDEKQYCEVGKQSIGMGKSSMANINSSNQINIHNVSHATHFNNYSGGQSPVSEDLAESQRSYYKSVGTSLRPANPPIGHKFFKNDGQQHKLMLNSQFLSGSSDNNSVYNNEFAASLRNQQQVNTSSAATLSYTNNGHKFVGVESSVVKQPHFINNFHY
- a CDS encoding ribophorin I -like dolichyl-diphosphooligosaccharide--protein glycosyltransferase 67kDa, with product MLKMSGIKMYFLSILVLFSWISIVIGGEGNLDELVSTQVTRTFYLTKRVAKVVMEVKLKSIKDEISSFEYVFALPEDQFSRIGFISAGTSSISSNNFKVEKIEAEKSFKIEVGHLSDNERTIFIEYHMGNPYSALPKAIRLGENQLLVFEDELRLRNKYKVTKEKIVIQFLAGTIIERVIPTNMKRQENKVVHLVSQDKQGDKFLVHFSLNNHLVYFDSVSRIIEISHWGNVKVKEEYSGINMAAHNKGEFHRKEIMILSGQGFARMRNPGTVLPHNTHVCLFVDHVLPYRAVGLEYYDQIGNISYSNAWRVGASHTMLQIQPRSPLMGGWQFDYIVEYNLPLETVVFYDQSLKLYMLNLTMIPSAKGIYSENVNTQIRFPTGSSDISIDFPKNNNIPSLIQNDELDHYFGWLDILKPRPVLVYNMSSYYIPEHLLLNYKFQAYYRIKSHIITFSGTFLISFLVFIPFLIVILIKRLNNHSVKIKKE
- a CDS encoding GroEL-like chaperone (ATpase); T-complex protein 1 (beta subunit homolog, tcp-1 chaperonin family), which codes for TEKTKMTSVVPKIMDDGAQESKGELARLQSIVGAIAIGDLLKTTFGPKGMDKILQPIKEGPIDSTPIVTNDGATILKSISIDNPAAKILVDISKQQDNRCGDGTTGVVILASELLKQAERLLDQKIHPQVIIAGYRMALEEARKALSSNSFNNRENRSAFETDLLNIARTTLSSKLLTIEKDHFANLALKAILRLGDNMNLDYIQIIKKVGGSLQDSFLEEGFILEKKIGVGQPKVMRNCKILVANTPMDTDKIKIYGAKVTVDSMDTVQEIEQAEKKKMYNKVQKILKHGCNVFINRQLIYNYPDQLFKEAGIVAIEHADFEGVERLGAVLGADIVSTFDNPEKTVLGTCELMDTIMIGEDEFIRFSGCAKNQACTIVLRGASSHILDEAERSLHDALAVLFQTVSDGRVVYGGGCSEMLMSVSVDELSKRVEGKKSLAIEAFANALRQIPTILLDNGGYDSAEIVTKLRALHYKGSSTYGIDFKVAQPGDMKELGILESFESKLSQICSATEAAEMILRVDDIIRCAPRQRQGV